A stretch of DNA from Brevibacterium ihuae:
GCGGCGACGAAGTGCATCTCCGAGGTCCCCGGATTGGCGAAGCACACCTCCACCCCGTTGTGCTCGAGGGTCTGCAGCAGGCTTTCGGCTCCGTTCACGGATGCCTCCTCACGTCGTCGCGGTGGATCGTCTGCCACCACTCTATGTCCGCGAGCGCGCGGATCTCCATGGATCTCGGACGATCACCGGGCGAACGCCGGCTCCCCCGGGATGTCCGCGCCTCTGAGAGGATGGGGCGGTCCGCGTCGTCGTCCACGACCAGCAGGGAGTCCCGGAGCCATGATCACCGCCCAGGCCGTCCTCGGCCACGTCAAGTACGTCCGGCAGGGGGTCGACAAGACCACGGCGCTCCTCCTCGTCCACTACGCCCAGGCCTGGACGCTCGCGTGGCGCGGAGAGCCGCTGTTCGCCGAGCCGATTGAGGCGTGGGAGCACGGACCCGCGGTGCCGGCCGCCCACGCCGCCTTCTCCACGACCCTGCCGCGGAAGCTCGTACTCAGCGGTGAGGACGCCGGAGACCGCCGTCGGGAGATCGATGCGGTCATCGCGCACTACGGTGCGCTCACACCGAGCGCGCTCGTGGCCCGCGTGAAGTCCGAGGCGCCCTGGGCCGAGGCGGCCGCCGGCGGGCGGCCGGCGTTCGCCTCGGGCCCGGAGATCCCCACCGAGGCCCTCCGTGACTTCCACGCGGCCCGCGTCGACGCCGCGGATTCGCCCCGCCGCCCCGGAGCCGCCGAAGCCGCCCGGGAGGCGGAGCAGCGACGAGCGCGCGAGCTCCGGGACCAGATCACCGCGCGGTTCGAATCCGGGATCCCCGTCGGTCCCGCGCGGGATGAGCACTCTGTCCACAGGCCTGACCAGGGCTGACTCCGCCGCCTCTGCCGTGTCCGCGCCTCGTGCGACGATGGCACGGTGAATCAGTCGCCCGTTCCGCCCCATGTGCACCCGCTGCTCATCGCGGGTCTGTTCGGCGAGGACACCTCCCGGCGCGGCAAGGAGTACGCGCTCGCGCACCGGGTGCAGGACAGCGATTGGGGGCCGTCGGAGGGCACGGTGGTCGGCATCGTGCACGGCTCGGCGAACCATCCCTACGAAGTCGTCGTCCGGCTCGAGGTGCTCGACCGCGATCGTCGCATCACCCACTACCGGCCGACCTCCTCGCACTGCACGTGCCCGGTCGGGACGAACTGCAAGCACGGGGCCGCGCTCCTCCACACGCTGTCCCACATCGCCCTGCAGATGGCGGCGTCCGCCCTCACGATCCCGCTCGCGCCCCCGGCGCCGCCCGTGCCGGAATGGAAGCGCGTGCTCGATCGGTTCGGCACCGTGAGCGCCGGCGGTGCCCCCGCGCTCCCCCTCGGCATCGGATTCGATCTCCTCGTCGACGAGCCGCGGTCGTGGTACGCCCCACGCGACCTGCGACAAGCGGCGTGGGAGGACTACCGCGCGGGAGAACCGCTGCTCCTCGTCATTCGTCCGCTCACCACCGGCAAGCGCGGCACCTGGATCAAGGGCGGGCTGCAGTGGCGCACGCTCGGCCAGCCGCAGGTCCAGCAGGAGTTCGACCGCCAGCAGGCGGAGCTCCTCGCCCAGTTCCACACGCTCTATGCCGCGCGGAGCATCCACTTCGATTCCGGCGGTCCCGACATCCAGCTCCGGCGCTTCTCGAGCTCCTTCCTCTGGCACCTCCTGGCGCGCGCACGGGAGCTCGGGGTCGCATTCGTCGGGCAGGGGATCGTCGGCGAGGTCACCCTCGCCGCGCGCGCTGCGGTTTCGCTCGGCCTCTCCCCCGATGACGCGGGCCTGCGCGTGGTGCCCGCCGTCGACATCGACGGGCGGACCGCGGCCGTGACCGACCGGCACCCCCCGCTGTCCGTCGGCGACATCGGCTTCGCACTGACCTCGACAGACGGCACCGTGGGCACGCCCGCGGTCGACATCGCGCTCGCACCGACCGACAGGCCCCTCGATCCGCTCGTCCTCGACCTGTTCGGCCGGTCGGAGCCGCTCACGGTGCCGGCGGAGGACATCGACGACTTCTATGCCACGACCCTGCCCGCCGTCCGGTCCGTCGTGCCGGTGCGCAGCGGTGACGACTCCCTCGAGCTGCCGCAGTACGCGGATCCGCAGCTCCACCTCCTCGCGCGGTTCGAGAAGGGCGACCGGGTCGAGCTCCACTGGGACTGGGAGTACCACGATCCCGACCGCACCCTCGACCTCATCGATCTGGGGCCGTTCACCGGCCGCACCGGTCGCGCGCAGCGACGGGACCGGGAGTTCGAGGCCGCGACCCTGCGAGCCGTGCGGAAGATCTGGCCGGCGGCGGCCCGCCCGGGCATCGAACTTCGCGGGATCGAGACCGCGGAGTTCAGCGAACGGATCCTGCCCCGCTTCGAGCGACTGGACTCGGTGCGCGTCGAGATCGCCGGCGAACGGCCGGACTACACCGAACTCACCGGGACTCCGCACGTGCGGATCACCACTGCGGAGTCCACCCGTACGGACTGGTTCGATCTCGGCATCCTCATCACCATCGACGGCGAGCCGATCCCCTTCGTCCGGCTCTTCGAGGCGCTCGCAGGCGGGGCGAAGAACATCCTCCTGCCCGACGGCCGCTTCTTCTCCCTCGACCGGCCCGAGTTCGACCGGCTCCGCGAGGTGCTCGCCGAAGCCGACGGGCTACCCGAATGGGACCCGCAGAATCCCCGGATCACCCGCTATCAGGCCCCGCTCTATGCGGCGCTCGAGGACATCGCGGACGAGGTCGACGCCGCGATCGCCTGGCGGGAGGCCGTCCGGGGGCTCACCGATGCGGATTCCGTCCCCGACGTCCCCGTGCCGGACGCGGTGGACGCGCAGCTCCGCCCGTACCAGGTGGCCGGGTTTCGCTGGCTCGCGTTCCTCCACAGCCATCGACTGGGCGGGATCCTCGCCGATGACATGGGCCTGGGAAAGACGTTGCAGACCCTCGCCTTCATCGCTCATGCGCGGGGGTTCGAGAGCACCCGGAGCATGCCGGCGCTGCCCCCGGGAACGGCCGCGGCGCGGGCCTCCTCGGGTGCCGCGATGACCTCGGGCGAGGCCGTGATCGCCACCGGGACCGCGGACGGATCCGAGCCCGGCACCGGGAACGTGGACGCATCAGAGCCCGCCTCCGGGGTCGCGGCGACCGCGTTGGGAGGCGAGCAGCTCGACGCGCCGGCCGGGCCCGGACACCGGTCCTCGAGCGGGATCGAACCGTCCGTGCTCACCGGGGAGGTCCTCGGCGACCCGCCGTTCCTCGTCGTCGCCCCCACCTCGGTGGTCTCGACGTGGAAGGCGGAAGCCGCGCGGTTCGTCCCGGACCTCGACGTCCGCGTCCTCGGCGCCACGACGAAGAAGCGGAGGACGCCCCTGGCCAAGGAGGTCGAGGGTGCGGACGTCGTCATCACCTCGTACGCGATCCTCCGGATCGATGCCGCGGAGTTCGCCGGGCAGTCGTGGGCCGGCCTCATCCTCGACGAGGCGCAGTTCGTCAAGAACCGCACCTCGCGGGTGCACCAGGCGGCGAAGAACGTCCCGGCGCAGTTCCGACTGGCGATCACCGGCACTCCGATGGAGAACTCGCTCGCGGATCTGTGGGCGCTGCTGTCGATCACCTCGCCCGGGCTGTTCCCGTCCGCCGCACGCTTCAACGCCGAGGTGATCAAGCCCATCGAATCCGGCAAGGCGCCCGAACGGAT
This window harbors:
- a CDS encoding DEAD/DEAH box helicase, with amino-acid sequence MNQSPVPPHVHPLLIAGLFGEDTSRRGKEYALAHRVQDSDWGPSEGTVVGIVHGSANHPYEVVVRLEVLDRDRRITHYRPTSSHCTCPVGTNCKHGAALLHTLSHIALQMAASALTIPLAPPAPPVPEWKRVLDRFGTVSAGGAPALPLGIGFDLLVDEPRSWYAPRDLRQAAWEDYRAGEPLLLVIRPLTTGKRGTWIKGGLQWRTLGQPQVQQEFDRQQAELLAQFHTLYAARSIHFDSGGPDIQLRRFSSSFLWHLLARARELGVAFVGQGIVGEVTLAARAAVSLGLSPDDAGLRVVPAVDIDGRTAAVTDRHPPLSVGDIGFALTSTDGTVGTPAVDIALAPTDRPLDPLVLDLFGRSEPLTVPAEDIDDFYATTLPAVRSVVPVRSGDDSLELPQYADPQLHLLARFEKGDRVELHWDWEYHDPDRTLDLIDLGPFTGRTGRAQRRDREFEAATLRAVRKIWPAAARPGIELRGIETAEFSERILPRFERLDSVRVEIAGERPDYTELTGTPHVRITTAESTRTDWFDLGILITIDGEPIPFVRLFEALAGGAKNILLPDGRFFSLDRPEFDRLREVLAEADGLPEWDPQNPRITRYQAPLYAALEDIADEVDAAIAWREAVRGLTDADSVPDVPVPDAVDAQLRPYQVAGFRWLAFLHSHRLGGILADDMGLGKTLQTLAFIAHARGFESTRSMPALPPGTAAARASSGAAMTSGEAVIATGTADGSEPGTGNVDASEPASGVAATALGGEQLDAPAGPGHRSSSGIEPSVLTGEVLGDPPFLVVAPTSVVSTWKAEAARFVPDLDVRVLGATTKKRRTPLAKEVEGADVVITSYAILRIDAAEFAGQSWAGLILDEAQFVKNRTSRVHQAAKNVPAQFRLAITGTPMENSLADLWALLSITSPGLFPSAARFNAEVIKPIESGKAPERMVALRKRIKPFMLRRTKELVAADLPEKQEHTTFVELTAKHRKAYDAVLQRERKKLLGLIKDMDRNRFIVFRSLTLLRMLALDPAIVDEDAYAGIPSSKLDGLLESLAEVVAEGHRVIVFSQFTSFLTRVAERLEEAGIDHSYLDGSTRNRDSVITGFKDGAAPVFLISLKAGGFGLTLTEADYVFLLDPWWNPAAEAQAIDRTHRIGQTKNVMVYRLVARDTIEEKVLALQRKKAELFTALMDDGSAFSEALTADDVRDLLGG
- a CDS encoding Panacea domain-containing protein, whose protein sequence is MITAQAVLGHVKYVRQGVDKTTALLLVHYAQAWTLAWRGEPLFAEPIEAWEHGPAVPAAHAAFSTTLPRKLVLSGEDAGDRRREIDAVIAHYGALTPSALVARVKSEAPWAEAAAGGRPAFASGPEIPTEALRDFHAARVDAADSPRRPGAAEAAREAEQRRARELRDQITARFESGIPVGPARDEHSVHRPDQG